The Toxorhynchites rutilus septentrionalis strain SRP chromosome 3, ASM2978413v1, whole genome shotgun sequence genome includes a region encoding these proteins:
- the LOC129780192 gene encoding uncharacterized protein LOC129780192 produces the protein MSSRLRSKKTRLRNLMTSFNGIYLLMEQYDPEQHWCELASRLEKLEPLWEQINEAMTETEMVDSEEGSSEERYVKERIEFQNKFFAVKAFLQNKLRECSDRNAALPQVLESSVITSSHSHPHVKLPMISLPKFSGNIEEWLAFRDLYVSLIHLSSDLPEIEKFHYLRSQLEGEALTLISSLAITQANYEVAWNLLVKRYSNSKLLKKKQVQKLFELPTVKRESVVELQRLVDGFEKATKVLDQVVEAANYKDLLLIHLLCSRLDDKTRRCWEEYSSSLEEESVKDIVEFLQRRVRILESLPCKQPESYPPMVRKVQSSKLASHSTIQTTPKKCFSCADSHPLYICPKFARLSVSERENLLRQNSLCRNCFRKGHQARECSSKFSCRRCKQRHHTLVCYKPEDTHGNQQPNTSIQSTVQGGSSNTEDHTIIPSHTNSVMVSSTINRKTKRVLLATAIVMVEDDFGNQFPGRALLDSGSECNIISAHLSQKLRVKRVKSNVQISGVGQVSASTSEKIQATVKSRLTDYRETMEFYVLSRVTEDLPTTTIDINCDLPVGVQLADPEFFKTNSIDLLLGGEFFFNFFPSKQRMPLGNHLPTLIDSVFGWVVTGRCGWDNGKSPIVCQHSTISESLERLMQRFWECENEGSQSNYSLEESQCEEYFLRTVKRGQDGRYTVGLPKATENFARLGDTKVTAHRRLMLLERRLTRDNNLKLEYHAFMSDYMERGHMRKVSETSVEPITTYYLPHHPVIKDSSTTTRVRVVFDASCKSSSGISLNDTLLNGPIIQDDLRSIIMRSRLFPIVLIADIEKMFRQIWMASEDLSLQRVLWRFDPEQPVDVYELLTVTYGTKTAPFLATRTLKQLSIDEAANFPSVAGILAKDVYMDDVITGVENVDEAKSTRKALDSMLQTAGFRLRKWISNNQKALEGIDEENLAIPQEKRLDYDDEQTVKTLGLVWQPTTDTFRLKIDCVAIPGDEITKRNVLSCIAKIFDPLGFAGPVITSAKILRQRIWETKNIKNKPLDWDEVLPQPLLGTWMELYSQIPMLNDLRIPRFILQCKPVTIQLHYFSDASEKAFGACAYIRSQDENGKIKISLITSKSRVAPLKRQTIPRLELCGARIAVELHEKITASFNAIYEAYFWTDSNTVLQWLAQPPSTWTTFVAHRVSFIQHSTRNCHWYHVPGVENPADHLSRGLLAEQLVQNSSWWSGPPWLAKNRDYWPYQRRSDEYAEVIEKEKKKTVAAVAEIPTNSFLCWYLSKFSDYAKLLRITAYCRRYMRNIEIPEKERKCSIPLSTQELTDAELCLIKLVQQEAFEKEFTALTRGEAVHRASKIRWFNPKLTEDGIIRIGGRLLNSDSSTDFKHPGNHLFSKLLARSYHLRLLHAGSQLMLNSIRLRFWILGGRRICRLVTHQCITCYRAKPLLQQQFMGQLPAQRIVAARPFSTTGIDYFGPVYIKQGYKKSLIKAYVSVFVCFCTKAVHLELVSGLSTAKFLQALRRFTARRGKPAEIFSDNGTNFVGARKELAELISNLSNRKYHEAIQQECSTSGISWHFIPPGAPHFGGLWEAAVRSAKKHLLRVIGYSSVSYEDFLTLLVQIEGCLNSRPLTQLSDDPDDLQPLTPAHFLVGTSLDALPDSDYTSTPSNRLSHWQLIQQQQQHFWRRWRVEYLSQLQARVKNWKPPITIQPGRLVIMVDENQPPMRWRMARIHQVHPGSDGVIRVVTLRTATGFLKRPVTKICMLPLPAMDDQHMEKSSTLSEIK, from the coding sequence ATGTCGTCCAGACTTCGGTCTAAGAAAACGCGTCTACGCAACTTGATGACGTCTTTCAACGGTATTTACCTGCTGATGGAGCAGTATGATCCAGAGCAACATTGGTGTGAGCTGGCTTCGCGGTTGGAGAAGCTGGAGCCGCTGTGGGAACAAATCAATGAAGCGATGACGGAGACGGAGATGGTCGACAGCGAGGAAGGTTCATCGGAAGAACGGTATGTTAAGGAACGAATTGAATTCCAGAATAAATTCTTTGCTGTGAAGGCATTCCTGCAAAATAAACTTCGAGAGTGTTCCGATCGCAACGCCGCGCTGCCCCAGGTTCTCGAGTCCAGCGTAATTACCAGCTCGCATTCTCACCCTCATGTAAAACTACCGATGATAAGTCTACCGAAATTTTCCGGAAACATTGAGGAGTGGTTAGCTTTTCGCGACCTCTACGTGTCATTGATCCACTTATCTTCAGACCTTCCCGAAATAGAGAAGTTTCATTATCTACGGAGTCAACTAGAAGGGGAAGCATTGACACTGATTTCATCCCTCGCTATAACCCAAGCGAACTACGAGGTCGCGTGGAATTTATTGGTAAAACGGTACTCAAATAGTAAGTTGCTCAAGAAAAAGCAAGTCCAGAAACTTTTCGAACTGCCTACGGTTAAAAGGGAATCGGTCGTGGAACTTCAAAGGTTGGTTGATGGATTTGAAAAGGCGACTAAAGTGCTGGATCAGGTGGTAGAGGCAGCAAATTATAAGGACCTATTATTGATCCATTTGCTTTGTTCACGGTTAGATGACAAAACTCGACGCTGCTGGGAGGAATATTCTTCGTCATTGGAAGAGGAGAGTGTTAAGGATATTGTGGAATTCCTTCAACGTCGGGTTCGGATTCTGGAATCACTCCCTTGTAAACAACCGGAATCATACCCACCGATGGTTAGGAAGGTCCAATCGTCAAAGCTTGCTAGTCATAGCACCATTCAAACTACCCCGAAGAAATGTTTTTCGTGTGCAGACTCGCATCCTTTGTACATCTGTCCTAAATTTGCCAGGCTCTCAGTTAGCGAGAGGGAAAATTTACTTCGACAAAATTCACTGTGCAGAAACTGCTTTCGAAAAGGACATCAGGCTCGTGAATGCTCATCGAAATTCTCatgtcgtcgatgtaaacagCGTCATCATACCTTGGTTTGCTATAAACCGGAAGATACACATGGGAATCAACAACCAAATACCTCAATCCAATCAACCGTTCAGGGTGGCAGTTCTAATACGGAAGACCATACAATCATCCCATCTCATACCAATTCGGTAATGGTTAGCAGTACCATAAACAGGAAGACGAAAAGGGTGCTTTTGGCGACAGCAATCGTTATGGTCGAGGACGATTTTGGAAACCAATTCCCGGGAAGAGCACTCCTAGATTCTGGTTCAGAGTGTAACATTATTTCCGCTCATCTTTCACAGAAACTACGTGTGAAACGAGTAAAATCAAATGTACAAATATCAGGTGTCGGACAAGTCTCAGCCAGTACATCAGAGAAAATTCAAGCTACAGTGAAATCAAGGTTAACCGACTACAGAGAAACCATGGAATTTTATGTTTTATCCAGGGTAACTGAGGATTTGCCAACCACCACCATTGATATCAACTGTGATTTACCGGTAGGCGTGCAATTGGCCGATCCTGAATTCTTCAAAACTAATTCGATTGATTTACTTCTTGGAGgtgaatttttcttcaactttttcccatcaaaGCAACGGATGCCCCTGGGAAATCACTTACCGACACTCATTGATTCGGTGTTTGGTTGGGTGGTCACTGGACGATGTGGTTGGGATAATGGAAAGTCTCCTATCGTTTGCCAACACTCGACGATATCGGAGTCACTGGAAAGACTGATGCAACGATTCTGGGAATGCGAGAATGAAGGTTCGCAATCAAACTACTCTCTGGAGGAATCCCAATGTGAAGAGTATTTTTTAAGAACAGTGAAGCGAGGTCAGGATGGTCGCTACACAGTTggtttgccaaaagccacggaAAACTTTGCAAGGTTGGGTGATACGAAGGTGACTGCACATCGTCGTTTGATGCTTCTGGAACGAAGACTAACCCGTGACAATAATTTGAAGTTGGAGTACCATGCATTCATGTCCGATTACATGGAACGAGGACACATGAGGAAGGTTTCAGAAACATCAGTGGAACCTATCACTACCTACTATCTCCCTCATCACCCAGTGATAAAAGACTCGAGCACGACTACCCGCGTCCGTGTTGTTTTTGATGCGTCATGTAAGTCCTCCTCTGGGATTTCCTTAAATGACACTCTTTTGAATGGACCCATTATACAGGACGATTTAAGAAGCATCATAATGCGAAGTCGACTATTCCCAATTGTTTTAATCGCCGACATCGAAAAGATGTTTAGACAAATTTGGATGGCTTCAGAGGATTTGTCTCTTCAAAGAGTTTTGTGGCGGTTCGATCCCGAACAACCCGTCGACGTTTACGAGTTGCTAACCGTTACATATGGTACAAAAACAGCTCCCTTTTTAGCTACCCGCACCCTCAAGCAATTGTCCATAGATGAGGCTGCAAACTTCCCGTCAGTCGCTGGAATACTTGCCAAGGACGTTTATATGGATGACGTCATTACGGGAGTGGAGAATGTAGATGAAGCCAAATCCACCAGGAAGGCCTTAGATAGCATGCTGCAAACGGCAGGGTTTCGCCTGCGAAAATGGATATCCAACAACCAGAAGGCGTTAGAAGGAATCGATGAAGAAAACTTAGCGATCCCTCAAGAAAAGCGACTCGATTATGACGACGAACAGACAGTGAAAACCTTAGGTTTGGTTTGGCAACCAACCACAGATACTTTTCGTTTAAAAATTGATTGTGTTGCGATACCAGGAGACGAAATAACAAAACGTAATGTGCTCTCCTGTATTGCCAAAATCTTTGACCCGTTGGGCTTCGCAGGACCAGTCATCACTAGCGCGAAAATCCTAAGGCAAAGGATCTGGGAAACGAAAAATATTAAGAACAAACCGTTAGACTGGGATGAAGTCTTACCTCAGCCGTTGTTAGGAACATGGATGGAACTCTATTCTCAAATACCTATGTTAAATGATTTACGTATACCTAGATTCATTCTCCAATGTAAACCCGTTACAATCCAGCTTCATTATTTTTCAGACGCCTCGGAAAAGGCATTCGGCGCCTGTGCATATATCCGTTCACAGGACGAAAacggaaaaattaaaatctcTCTCATTACCTCCAAATCACGAGTTGCGCCGTTGAAGCGTCAAACGATCCCACGGTTGGAACTGTGTGGAGCACGTATCGCGGTCGAGCTGCATGAAAAAATAACTGCGTCGTTTAACGCCATCTATGAAGCATATTTTTGGACAGATTCTAATACTGTTTTGCAGTGGCTTGCTCAGCCACCTAGCACTTGGACTACGTTTGTGGCTCACCGTGTCTCATTTATCCAGCATTCAACTAGGAATTGTCATTGGTATCACGTGCCAGGTGTGGAGAACCCGGCAGACCATCTGTCCCGGGGATTACTGGCGGAACAACTGGTGCAGAATTCTTCGTGGTGGAGTGGTCCCCCATGGTTGGCCAAAAATAGAGATTATTGGCCGTATCAACGAAGGTCTGATGAGTATGCAGAAGttatagaaaaagaaaaaaagaaaaccgtTGCAGCTGTTGCTGAGATTCCCACgaattcatttttatgttgGTATTTATCTAAATTCTCAGATTACGCAAAACTGTTACGTATCACAGCATATTGCAGACGATACATGCGGAATATTGAAATTCccgaaaaagaaagaaaatgcTCAATACCACTATCCACGCAAGAGCTAACCGACGCCGAATTATGTCTTATTAAACTGGTCCAACAGGAAGCCTTTGAAAAGGAATTCACTGCTCTAACGAGAGGTGAAGCTGTGCATCGTGCATCTAAAATTCGATGGTTCAATCCCAAACTCACGGAAGATGGAATTATTCGGATTGGAGGACGATTACTAAATTCCGATAGTTCAACTGACTTCAAACATCCCGGAAATCACCTATTCTCAAAGCTTCTTGCGAGAAGTTATCACCTACGCTTACTCCATGCTGGATCACAGCTCATGCTTAATTCAATAAGACTACGTTTCTGGATTTTAGGTGGACGAAGGATATGTCGACTAGTGACACATCAATGTATCACTTGTTATCGTGCGAAGCCATTACTACAACAGCAATTCATGGGCCAACTTCCAGCACAACGAATCGTTGCCGCGAGACCGTTTTCGACAACAGGCATAGATTATTTCGGGCCTGTGTACATAAAGCAAGGTTATAAGAAAAGCTTAATTAAAGCGTATGTATCCGTCTTCGTTTGCTTTTGTACAAAGGCGGTACATCTGGAGCTAGTGTCCGGCCTTTCCACCGCGAAATTTCTCCAGGCACTTCGTCGTTTTACGGCACGTCGTGGAAAACCGGCCGAAATATTTTCCGATAACGGAACAAACTTTGTGGGCGCTCGAAAGGAGTTAGCAGAATTAATAAGCAACCTAAGCAATCGCAAATATCACGAAGCAATTCAGCAAGAATGCAGTACGAGTGGAATATCCTGGCACTTCATTCCGCCTGGGGCACCCCACTTTGGCGGGCTTTGGGAAGCCGCCGTTCGTTCCGCTAAGAAACACCTCCTCCGCGTAATAGGGTATTCCTCCGTATCATATGAAGATTTCCTAACACTTCTAGTCCAAATAGAAGGTTGTCTAAATTCCAGACCGCTAACACAGCTGTCAGATGACCCTGATGACCTCCAACCGCTGACGCCAGCTCACTTCCTCGTCGGCACATCACTGGATGCACTTCCCGATTCCGATTATACCTCTACACCGAGCAACCGATTATCACATTGGCAGCTCattcagcagcaacaacaacatttTTGGCGTCGATGGCGAGTCGAATACCTTTCGCAGCTCCAAGCACGCGTCAAAAATTGGAAGCCTCCGATCACTATACAGCCCGGGAGATTGGTTATTATGGTCGACGAAAATCAACCACCGATGAGATGGCGAATGGCCCGTATTCATCAAGTTCATCCTGGCAGTGACGGGGTAATTCGAGTCGTCACACTGCGTACTGCAACAGGATTCCTGAAGAGACCGGTCACCAAAATATGCATGCTCCCTCTTCCTGCTATGGACGATCAGCATATGGAAAAATCGTCAACATTATCTGAAATTAAGTAA